In the Chryseobacterium sp. MYb264 genome, one interval contains:
- a CDS encoding ribonucleotide-diphosphate reductase subunit beta has product MGIFDKRVSYKPFEYPEVLQFVEAINKSFWVHSEVDFTADVQDFHSQLEPHEKNAVKNALLAIAQIEVSVKSFWGNLYNHLPKPELNGLGSTFAECEFRHSEAYSRLLEVLGYNEEFTNVVEVPALKKRIEFLSNVLKHANSSTPKEYVSSLLLFSILIENVSLFSQFAIILSFTRFKGYMKNVSNIIAWTSVDEQIHANGGIYLINKIREEQPGLLTDSDIEDIYTLVDQSVDLEGEILDWIFELGELDKFSKLDLINFMKYRVDDSLKKINMAPRYNISPEQYRPLIWFEEEVFANSMDDFFAKRPVDYTKHDKSITANDLF; this is encoded by the coding sequence ATGGGAATTTTTGATAAAAGAGTAAGCTATAAGCCATTTGAATACCCTGAGGTTCTTCAGTTTGTAGAAGCTATCAACAAATCGTTCTGGGTACATTCAGAAGTTGATTTTACTGCAGATGTTCAGGATTTTCATTCGCAGCTGGAGCCTCATGAAAAAAATGCGGTAAAGAACGCACTTTTAGCCATCGCACAGATAGAAGTTTCTGTAAAATCTTTCTGGGGAAATCTTTACAACCACCTTCCAAAGCCTGAACTTAACGGTCTTGGATCTACTTTTGCAGAGTGTGAGTTCCGTCACTCGGAAGCCTATTCACGTTTACTGGAAGTATTGGGATACAACGAAGAATTTACAAACGTCGTAGAGGTTCCTGCCTTGAAAAAAAGAATTGAGTTTTTATCCAACGTTTTAAAACACGCCAATTCTTCAACGCCTAAGGAATATGTATCGTCACTTTTACTATTCAGTATTCTCATCGAAAATGTGTCTTTATTTTCTCAGTTTGCTATCATTCTTTCGTTCACAAGATTCAAAGGATACATGAAAAATGTTTCCAATATTATCGCATGGACTTCTGTTGATGAACAAATCCACGCCAACGGAGGAATTTATTTAATCAATAAAATAAGAGAAGAACAGCCCGGCCTTTTAACAGATTCTGATATTGAGGACATCTATACTTTGGTAGATCAATCTGTAGATCTGGAAGGGGAAATCCTGGACTGGATCTTTGAGCTGGGAGAACTTGATAAATTCTCAAAATTAGACCTGATCAATTTTATGAAATACCGTGTTGACGACAGTTTGAAAAAAATAAACATGGCACCGCGTTATAATATTTCTCCGGAGCAATATCGCCCTCTGATATGGTTCGAGGAAGAAGTTTTTGCGAATTCTATGGATGATTTCTTCGCGAAAAGACCAGTGGATTATACAAAACATGATAAAAGTATTACGGCCAACGACCTTTTCTAG
- a CDS encoding ribonucleoside-diphosphate reductase subunit alpha has product MEEQNNNIWWLNEESEQMLNRGYLLKGETVEGAIDRITTAAAKKLYKPELQPAFKEMITKGWISFSSPVWANMGTQRGLPISCFNVHIPDSIEGITHKMGEVIMQTKIGGGTSGYFGELRNRGTAVTDNGKSSGAVSFMKLFDTAMDVVSQGGVRRGAFAAYLDIDHGDIEEFLSIKDIGSPIQNLFTGICVPDYWMQDMIDGDMEKRKIWARVLESRQQKGLPYIFFTDNVNRNKPQVYKDLGMPVNASNLCSEIMLPSTREESFICCLSSMNLELYDEWKDTNAVQLAVYFLDAVLTEFIEKTEGNYYLQGARNFAMRHRALGLGVLGYHSYLQKNMIPFESFEATQFNARAFRHIKEQAEIASRELANIYGEPELLKGYGLRNTTTMAIAPTTSSSAILGQTSPGIEPFASNYYKAGLAKGNFMRKNKYLAKLLEEKGIDNEETWRTIMLNHGSVQHLKELTNEEKAVFKTFKEISPMEIISQAAQRQQYIDQAQSLNLQIPSTMPVKDVNYLYIEAWKKGVKTLYYQRSSSVSKEMMVNFVTCSACEA; this is encoded by the coding sequence ATGGAAGAACAAAACAACAATATATGGTGGCTCAATGAAGAATCTGAGCAAATGCTAAACAGAGGCTATTTGCTGAAAGGTGAAACAGTGGAAGGTGCTATTGACAGAATTACTACGGCAGCAGCCAAAAAACTATACAAACCTGAGCTTCAGCCCGCATTCAAAGAGATGATTACCAAAGGATGGATCAGTTTTTCTTCTCCTGTCTGGGCGAATATGGGAACACAGAGAGGTCTTCCGATCTCCTGCTTTAACGTTCATATCCCGGACAGCATTGAAGGGATTACCCATAAAATGGGGGAAGTCATCATGCAGACTAAGATTGGAGGGGGAACATCAGGATATTTCGGAGAGCTTCGTAACAGAGGAACTGCCGTTACAGACAACGGAAAATCTTCTGGTGCAGTTTCTTTCATGAAATTATTCGACACCGCAATGGATGTTGTTTCTCAAGGTGGTGTAAGAAGAGGTGCTTTTGCTGCGTACCTTGACATTGACCACGGTGATATTGAAGAATTTTTGTCCATTAAAGATATCGGAAGCCCTATTCAAAACCTATTCACGGGAATCTGTGTACCTGATTACTGGATGCAGGACATGATCGATGGTGATATGGAAAAACGTAAAATCTGGGCAAGAGTATTGGAAAGCCGTCAGCAAAAAGGGTTACCATACATTTTCTTTACAGATAACGTAAACAGAAACAAACCACAAGTTTACAAAGACTTAGGAATGCCTGTGAACGCAAGTAACCTTTGTTCAGAAATCATGCTTCCTTCCACAAGAGAAGAATCATTTATCTGCTGTCTGTCATCCATGAACTTAGAATTATATGATGAGTGGAAGGATACCAATGCCGTACAGTTGGCAGTATATTTCCTGGATGCTGTTTTAACTGAATTTATTGAAAAAACGGAAGGAAACTACTACCTTCAGGGAGCAAGAAACTTTGCCATGCGTCACAGAGCGCTTGGTTTAGGAGTTTTAGGGTACCATTCTTATTTACAGAAAAATATGATTCCGTTTGAAAGTTTTGAGGCAACTCAATTTAATGCCAGAGCTTTCAGACACATCAAAGAGCAGGCGGAAATAGCTTCCAGAGAGCTTGCCAACATCTATGGTGAACCTGAATTACTGAAAGGTTACGGATTGAGAAACACCACTACGATGGCAATCGCTCCTACTACTTCAAGTTCTGCAATTTTAGGTCAGACTTCTCCTGGAATCGAACCGTTTGCATCTAACTATTATAAAGCTGGTTTGGCTAAAGGAAACTTTATGCGTAAGAACAAATATTTAGCAAAATTGTTGGAAGAAAAAGGAATCGACAACGAAGAAACCTGGAGAACAATTATGTTGAACCACGGATCTGTTCAGCATTTGAAAGAATTAACTAACGAAGAAAAAGCAGTATTCAAAACGTTTAAAGAAATTTCTCCAATGGAGATTATTTCTCAGGCGGCACAGAGACAGCAATACATCGATCAGGCACAGTCGTTGAACTTACAGATTCCTTCTACAATGCCGGTAAAAGACGTAAACTATCTTTATATCGAAGCTTGGAAAAAAGGTGTAAAAACGCTTTATTATCAAAGAAGTTCTTCTGTTTCTAAAGAGATGATGGTAAATTTTGTTACCTGTTCAGCTTGTGAAGCTTAA
- a CDS encoding DUF72 domain-containing protein, with the protein MKFGQVEDPSKIDFTLPKDHSKTKEILNQNKKGLENISIGCAKWNKTDLKGFYPKGTKDELSYYGTQFNSIELNATFYGMPSPEQVQTWKEKTPADFKFFPKITNTVSHFRRLIDVTDPVTQFSTSIMNFDEKLGMVFLQLHDNFKPKDYDRLEKFVKEWPKEVPLAIELRNTEWFTDEEILNTTCELFEQNNITNIIVDTAGRRDMLHMRLTTPNAFIRYVGANAESDYARLDDWMTHLTKWKKEGLQNLYFFVHQNVEKASPLLSAYFIEKMNKEWKTDLKVPKMASENTATLF; encoded by the coding sequence ATGAAATTCGGGCAAGTAGAAGATCCTTCAAAAATAGATTTTACGTTACCAAAAGACCATTCTAAAACAAAGGAAATTTTAAATCAAAATAAAAAAGGATTAGAAAATATTTCTATCGGATGTGCAAAATGGAATAAGACGGATCTTAAAGGATTTTATCCTAAGGGAACAAAAGATGAGCTTAGCTATTACGGAACCCAGTTTAATTCTATAGAACTGAATGCTACATTCTACGGAATGCCAAGTCCCGAACAGGTGCAGACCTGGAAAGAGAAAACGCCGGCAGATTTCAAATTCTTCCCTAAGATTACCAATACCGTTTCACACTTCAGAAGATTAATTGATGTGACCGACCCTGTTACTCAGTTTTCCACATCCATTATGAATTTCGACGAAAAATTAGGCATGGTTTTTCTTCAGCTTCATGATAATTTTAAACCAAAAGATTATGACCGACTGGAAAAATTTGTGAAAGAGTGGCCTAAAGAAGTTCCGCTGGCGATTGAATTGAGAAATACAGAATGGTTTACTGATGAAGAAATTCTAAACACCACCTGCGAGCTTTTTGAGCAAAATAATATCACCAATATTATTGTTGATACTGCCGGAAGAAGAGATATGCTTCACATGAGATTAACCACGCCAAACGCATTTATCCGCTATGTGGGCGCCAACGCAGAAAGCGATTATGCAAGATTGGATGACTGGATGACACATTTAACAAAATGGAAAAAAGAAGGATTACAAAACTTATATTTTTTCGTTCACCAGAATGTTGAAAAAGCTTCACCGCTACTCTCTGCTTATTTCATCGAAAAAATGAACAAAGAGTGGAAAACAGATCTAAAGGTTCCCAAAATGGCAAGTGAAAATACCGCAACCCTATTCTAA
- a CDS encoding HD domain-containing protein, whose translation MKSIIENTVNFVKEKLEGAEAGHDWFHIERVWKLSKKIAATENCNEDVVELAALLHDIADPKFHNGDETIALTVSREFLEGQHTPEEVVEQVLYVIKNISFKNRGEAPLHPPIELQIVQDADRIDAIGAIGIARTFNFGGFKNNLMYDPFIEPKLNMSKEEYKKSNGTTVNHFYEKLLLLKDLMNTKKGKEMAEERHHYMLNFLDQFYKEWNVD comes from the coding sequence ATGAAAAGTATAATTGAAAATACGGTAAATTTTGTAAAAGAGAAGTTGGAAGGAGCAGAAGCAGGACATGATTGGTTTCACATTGAAAGGGTCTGGAAACTGTCAAAAAAAATTGCGGCTACCGAAAATTGTAATGAAGATGTTGTGGAATTGGCTGCTTTACTTCATGATATTGCCGATCCTAAATTTCATAATGGAGATGAAACGATTGCTTTAACGGTTTCCAGAGAATTCCTGGAAGGTCAGCATACTCCTGAAGAGGTTGTTGAGCAGGTTTTATATGTGATTAAAAATATTTCATTTAAAAATAGGGGAGAAGCGCCTTTACATCCACCCATTGAGCTTCAGATCGTTCAGGATGCCGACCGGATTGATGCTATTGGTGCCATCGGCATCGCAAGAACATTCAATTTTGGAGGTTTTAAAAATAATCTGATGTATGATCCTTTCATCGAACCAAAACTGAACATGTCTAAAGAGGAATACAAAAAATCGAACGGGACGACAGTTAATCATTTTTATGAAAAACTGCTGTTGCTGAAAGACTTAATGAACACAAAAAAAGGAAAAGAAATGGCCGAAGAAAGACATCACTATATGCTGAATTTCCTCGACCAGTTTTATAAAGAATGGAATGTGGATTAA
- a CDS encoding alpha/beta hydrolase family protein, translating to MEKLILTTEDHLPLTAHLFLPEKSNRKFVLINSATGVKQPIYFSFAQYFSDQGFTVLTYDYRGIGFSKPKNMKGFEASMRIWGSKDYKTLTDYIKIHFNDYEKYCVGHSVGALILGMNKDSEMFDELIFVGTQNAFVGNLRFRTKIEAYLGFGIAQPLTTALLGYFPGNWFGLGESLPKNCAYDWRTLILNRKSTNGLLEKIDDYSKKLTQKVLVIRAEDDVWLTEKGVKSLLSDTYPNLKPTYRLIKTSESERGEIGHVNFFRSYNKKLWNIILNELKDQ from the coding sequence ATGGAAAAACTGATTCTGACTACTGAAGATCATCTGCCACTCACAGCGCATCTTTTTTTGCCGGAAAAGAGCAATCGAAAATTTGTACTGATCAATTCAGCAACAGGGGTGAAGCAACCAATTTACTTCTCTTTTGCACAGTATTTTTCTGATCAGGGATTTACCGTTCTTACCTATGATTACCGCGGAATAGGATTTTCTAAACCTAAAAATATGAAAGGTTTTGAGGCCTCAATGCGAATTTGGGGTTCGAAAGATTATAAAACGCTTACGGATTATATCAAGATTCATTTTAATGATTATGAAAAATATTGTGTAGGTCATTCTGTAGGGGCACTGATTCTGGGAATGAACAAAGATTCTGAGATGTTTGATGAACTCATTTTTGTGGGAACCCAGAATGCATTTGTCGGGAATTTAAGATTCAGAACTAAAATTGAGGCTTATCTCGGTTTTGGAATTGCCCAGCCTTTAACTACCGCATTGCTAGGGTATTTCCCGGGAAATTGGTTTGGGCTTGGAGAAAGTCTTCCAAAAAATTGCGCATATGACTGGAGAACCTTAATTTTAAACAGGAAATCAACCAACGGTTTGTTGGAGAAAATAGATGATTATTCTAAAAAATTAACACAGAAAGTATTGGTCATCCGGGCTGAAGATGATGTCTGGTTAACGGAAAAAGGAGTGAAAAGCCTGTTGAGTGACACTTATCCTAATCTTAAACCCACGTATCGGCTCATTAAAACTTCGGAATCTGAGAGAGGAGAAATAGGACATGTAAATTTTTTTAGAAGTTATAATAAAAAGCTTTGGAATATTATTTTAAATGAATTGAAAGATCAATGA
- a CDS encoding ribokinase, translating to MKFSSEQPRIIVIGSCSIDLVLETEKLPSANETVLSYNSDSYFGGKGANQAVGTARLGASVYFIGCVGMDPLGQQIMRNLVSENVNVGFVFETDKESTGTAYVTTSGGDAAIVVVPAANRYLTKEHVEAADRYFHTVDLVLVQLEAPMEVVEYAVKKTKKLGKKIGIYASPGAKLSEYILDNVDFIIAKSSELHIIFGEEQREEVLRKYFNKVFLRDDTNSTIYFDGSEMKYFRNDRDATVHKMGMGDAFTSGFAIALCHRNSIEECVKFGNEVSSRVAEKKGSQPGLPGVSDFI from the coding sequence ATGAAATTTTCTTCAGAACAACCCAGAATCATCGTGATAGGCAGCTGCTCTATTGACCTGGTTCTGGAAACAGAAAAACTTCCCTCAGCAAACGAAACCGTTCTATCGTATAACTCAGATAGCTACTTTGGCGGAAAAGGAGCCAATCAGGCGGTAGGAACAGCAAGGTTGGGCGCCAGTGTCTATTTTATAGGCTGTGTCGGCATGGATCCTTTGGGGCAGCAGATTATGCGGAACCTTGTTAGTGAAAATGTAAATGTAGGATTTGTTTTTGAAACGGATAAGGAATCTACAGGAACAGCTTACGTGACAACCTCCGGGGGAGATGCAGCTATTGTTGTGGTGCCCGCGGCCAACCGTTACCTGACAAAAGAACATGTAGAAGCGGCTGACCGTTATTTTCATACGGTTGATCTCGTATTGGTACAGCTGGAAGCCCCTATGGAAGTGGTGGAATATGCGGTGAAGAAAACAAAAAAACTGGGAAAGAAAATAGGAATTTATGCCTCTCCGGGAGCAAAACTAAGCGAATATATTCTTGATAATGTAGATTTTATAATTGCTAAAAGCAGTGAGCTTCATATTATCTTCGGAGAAGAACAGCGGGAAGAAGTACTTAGAAAGTACTTCAATAAGGTATTTTTACGGGATGATACCAATTCCACAATTTATTTTGACGGGTCTGAAATGAAGTATTTCAGAAATGACCGTGATGCTACTGTTCATAAAATGGGAATGGGAGATGCATTTACCTCTGGTTTTGCCATTGCACTATGTCATCGTAACTCTATTGAAGAATGCGTGAAATTTGGAAATGAGGTCTCTTCACGGGTGGCAGAAAAAAAAGGTTCTCAGCCAGGGCTGCCTGGAGTTTCAGATTTTATTTAA
- a CDS encoding DUF4241 domain-containing protein, protein MKHIENIQKLFSKNFVESPLLESFEVGKIYLSSGKLVACDPVITSDMQPFSTEFPKGDFSVLLHKEKDSNCVAYAEIIFSNAEIAEWKLATTAGQNVKELADGEVYGYPAESGMGCFMDNDTQNLLNELEHRLYQSKGVDFMGIYEEFFHEHFFDDKGAIDQYAFLKPSEEHPGTIFAFETGYGEGFYASYIAYDKNNSPIKIVTEFIEIS, encoded by the coding sequence ATGAAACACATAGAAAACATACAAAAACTATTCTCAAAAAACTTCGTGGAAAGTCCATTATTGGAAAGCTTCGAAGTAGGGAAAATCTATCTTTCCAGTGGGAAGTTGGTAGCTTGTGATCCTGTGATTACAAGTGATATGCAGCCTTTTTCCACAGAATTTCCTAAAGGAGATTTTTCTGTTTTATTACACAAAGAAAAGGATAGTAATTGTGTAGCATATGCCGAAATTATTTTCAGTAATGCTGAGATTGCAGAATGGAAACTGGCAACCACTGCCGGACAGAATGTAAAGGAATTGGCAGATGGAGAAGTATACGGATATCCTGCGGAAAGCGGAATGGGATGCTTTATGGATAATGATACTCAGAATTTACTGAATGAATTGGAACACAGATTATATCAAAGTAAAGGCGTGGATTTTATGGGTATTTATGAAGAGTTTTTCCATGAACATTTCTTTGATGACAAAGGCGCAATAGATCAGTATGCATTTTTAAAACCCTCAGAAGAGCATCCTGGAACTATTTTTGCCTTTGAAACAGGATACGGTGAAGGTTTTTATGCAAGCTATATTGCGTATGATAAAAATAATTCACCAATAAAAATTGTAACGGAATTTATAGAAATAAGCTAA
- a CDS encoding valine--tRNA ligase, producing MQISEKYNPQETEQKWYNYWLENKYFHSEPNDKPPYTVVIPPPNVTGILHMGHMLNNTIQDVLVRRARMQGFNACWVPGTDHASIATEAKVVAKLKSEGVNKSDITREEFLKHAWDWTNKYGGTILEQLKKLGCSCDWDRTSFTMEPKLSKQVIKSFVDLYNKGLIYRGYRMVNWDPEAKTNISDEEVIFKEQNGKLYFLKYKIEGTEEFLSVATTRPETIFGDTAVCINPNDERYAHLKGKKVIVPIVDRVIPIIEDEYVDIEFGTGALKITPAHDINDYEIGQKHNLQMIDSLDDDGNLNDHGLHYAGKNRFDVRKQIAKELEEKDLLLKAEDYVNKVGTSERTGAVIEPKVSVQWFLKMSELGKPALDVVMEDEVKFYPEKFKNTYKHWMENIRDWNISRQLWWGQQIPAFYYGDGENDFVVAETIEEALVLAKEKTNNDQLTTNNLKQDEDALDTWFSSWLWPMSVFDGLNDPENKDINYYYPTSDLVTGPDIIFFWVARMIMAGLEYRKEVPFKNVYFTGIVRDKQRRKMSKSLGNSPDPLELMDKYGADGVRVGILLSSAAGNDLLFDEDLMLQGRNFMTKIWSAFRLINMWNHEDKPANTTETETIEWFENKLNKTIAEINDQFEKFRISDALHLIYKLIWDDFCGSYLEAIKPNYGEGISKEVYNKTVSLFEELMKQVHPFLPFQSEEIWQLISERKADEALVIAQQKKAEPFSEEIIKNFETASEIISGVRNYRQTKGISPREAAEIYTNASEFANESVIKKLANVSEIHFGAKTDKPSFTFLVGATEISIPLSENLDLGEEKAKTEEELKYLKGFLISVDKKLSNEKFVANAKPEVVEVERKKQKDALDKIAILEEKLKSL from the coding sequence ATGCAGATTTCAGAAAAGTACAATCCACAGGAAACAGAACAAAAGTGGTACAATTACTGGTTGGAAAACAAATACTTTCATTCAGAGCCTAATGATAAGCCGCCTTACACTGTTGTAATTCCTCCGCCAAACGTTACGGGGATCTTACACATGGGGCATATGCTGAATAATACCATTCAGGATGTTCTGGTCCGTCGTGCAAGAATGCAGGGCTTCAACGCCTGTTGGGTTCCGGGAACAGATCACGCTTCGATTGCTACTGAAGCTAAAGTTGTTGCTAAACTGAAGTCTGAAGGGGTCAATAAATCCGATATTACCCGTGAAGAATTCTTAAAACATGCCTGGGACTGGACCAATAAATATGGAGGTACCATTCTTGAGCAGTTAAAAAAATTGGGCTGTTCATGTGATTGGGACAGAACCAGCTTCACTATGGAGCCTAAACTTTCTAAACAGGTAATTAAGTCCTTTGTTGATTTATATAATAAAGGATTGATTTATCGTGGTTACAGAATGGTCAACTGGGATCCGGAAGCGAAAACCAATATTTCTGACGAAGAAGTCATCTTTAAAGAACAAAACGGAAAATTATATTTCTTAAAATATAAGATCGAAGGAACAGAAGAGTTTCTTTCGGTGGCTACAACACGTCCTGAAACAATTTTCGGAGATACTGCGGTTTGTATCAATCCTAATGATGAGCGTTATGCACATTTAAAAGGAAAGAAAGTTATTGTACCGATTGTTGACAGGGTTATTCCGATTATTGAAGATGAATATGTTGATATTGAATTCGGAACAGGTGCTTTAAAAATTACACCGGCTCACGACATCAATGACTACGAAATCGGACAAAAACACAATCTTCAGATGATTGATTCTTTGGATGATGACGGAAATCTGAATGATCACGGTTTACATTACGCTGGAAAAAACAGATTTGATGTAAGAAAGCAAATCGCGAAAGAATTAGAAGAAAAAGATCTTTTGCTGAAAGCAGAAGATTACGTAAATAAAGTAGGAACTTCAGAAAGAACAGGTGCGGTGATTGAGCCTAAAGTTTCTGTTCAGTGGTTCTTAAAAATGTCCGAATTGGGAAAGCCAGCCTTGGATGTTGTAATGGAGGATGAGGTTAAATTTTATCCTGAAAAGTTTAAAAATACCTACAAACACTGGATGGAAAACATCCGCGACTGGAATATTTCCCGTCAGCTTTGGTGGGGGCAACAAATTCCTGCGTTCTATTACGGGGACGGAGAAAATGATTTTGTAGTCGCAGAAACGATCGAAGAGGCTTTAGTTTTAGCAAAAGAAAAAACCAACAACGATCAACTGACCACTAACAACCTAAAACAAGACGAAGATGCTCTTGATACCTGGTTCTCATCATGGTTGTGGCCAATGTCTGTTTTTGACGGATTAAACGATCCTGAAAATAAAGACATCAATTATTATTACCCGACTTCTGACTTGGTAACAGGTCCTGATATTATTTTCTTCTGGGTGGCAAGAATGATCATGGCCGGATTGGAATATAGAAAAGAAGTTCCGTTTAAAAATGTTTATTTCACAGGGATTGTAAGAGATAAGCAAAGAAGAAAGATGTCAAAATCTTTAGGAAACTCTCCTGATCCTTTGGAATTGATGGATAAATATGGTGCTGATGGAGTTCGTGTAGGGATTTTATTAAGTTCTGCAGCTGGAAATGACCTTCTTTTTGATGAAGATTTGATGTTGCAAGGAAGAAACTTCATGACGAAAATCTGGAGTGCTTTCCGTTTGATCAACATGTGGAATCATGAAGATAAGCCTGCAAACACAACCGAAACTGAAACGATTGAATGGTTTGAAAATAAATTAAATAAAACAATCGCTGAAATCAACGATCAGTTTGAAAAGTTCAGAATTTCTGATGCTTTACATTTAATTTATAAATTAATTTGGGATGATTTCTGTGGTTCTTATCTTGAAGCAATCAAACCAAATTATGGTGAAGGAATTTCAAAAGAAGTTTATAATAAAACTGTTTCTCTTTTCGAAGAATTGATGAAGCAGGTTCATCCATTCTTACCATTCCAATCTGAAGAAATCTGGCAATTGATTTCTGAAAGAAAAGCGGATGAAGCTTTGGTAATTGCTCAGCAGAAAAAAGCAGAACCATTCAGTGAAGAGATTATCAAAAACTTCGAAACAGCATCTGAAATTATTTCAGGAGTTAGAAATTATCGTCAAACAAAAGGTATTTCGCCAAGAGAAGCTGCTGAAATTTATACAAACGCTTCAGAATTTGCAAACGAATCGGTAATAAAAAAACTGGCGAACGTTTCGGAAATTCATTTCGGAGCGAAAACTGATAAACCTAGTTTTACTTTCCTGGTGGGTGCAACGGAAATTTCAATTCCGCTAAGTGAAAACTTAGATTTAGGAGAAGAAAAAGCGAAAACAGAAGAAGAATTAAAATACCTGAAAGGATTCTTAATTTCTGTTGATAAAAAACTTTCCAACGAAAAATTTGTTGCCAACGCAAAACCGGAAGTGGTAGAAGTAGAGCGTAAAAAACAAAAAGATGCTCTTGATAAGATTGCGATCTTAGAAGAGAAGCTAAAGAGTTTATAA
- a CDS encoding DUF1573 domain-containing protein: protein MKKLIAGIALFGTFALASAQTITFDKTTFDYGTVKPSSDGTRFFTVTNTGDKPLVLSNVKASCGCTTPEFKTDPIMPGKSAQIKVGYNTAINGPFNKMIEVFSNDPANSRTVIYIKGNVDANTPATVAVAAAPAAPATKAEAKAAKKAEKQAKKVAAAK from the coding sequence ATGAAAAAATTAATTGCAGGAATTGCATTATTCGGAACATTTGCATTGGCATCTGCACAAACGATCACGTTTGATAAAACAACGTTCGACTATGGTACAGTAAAGCCAAGTTCCGACGGGACAAGATTTTTCACGGTAACTAACACGGGTGATAAGCCTTTGGTACTTTCCAATGTAAAAGCATCTTGTGGATGTACAACTCCTGAATTCAAGACAGATCCTATTATGCCAGGAAAATCTGCTCAGATCAAAGTAGGATACAACACAGCGATCAACGGACCATTCAACAAAATGATCGAAGTATTTTCTAACGACCCTGCAAACAGCAGAACGGTTATTTACATCAAAGGAAATGTAGATGCTAATACTCCTGCAACAGTGGCAGTGGCAGCAGCTCCGGCTGCACCAGCAACTAAAGCTGAAGCAAAAGCTGCAAAAAAGGCAGAAAAACAAGCTAAAAAAGTAGCTGCTGCAAAATAA